From Canis lupus dingo isolate Sandy chromosome 24, ASM325472v2, whole genome shotgun sequence, a single genomic window includes:
- the CASS4 gene encoding LOW QUALITY PROTEIN: cas scaffolding protein family member 4 (The sequence of the model RefSeq protein was modified relative to this genomic sequence to represent the inferred CDS: deleted 1 base in 1 codon), whose amino-acid sequence MKGAGVMDGAPKTLLARALYDNHPDCSYELAFCRGDILTILEQDVPESEGWWKCLLHGRQGLAPANRLQILPEAPADRPCPPFLRGLEEGLASSKETYQVPTLLKPLTPGPVYEHMKSWVEGPPPATAEIYEFPDPPASARIICEKTLTFPKQALFTIPRPARASLPTLPSQVYDVPAQSRGPPALKEPEKQQLYDIPASPKRAALGSMTSPPGRQSAAAMSAIATRQGSYSTLPSPQKSEWIYDTPVSPEKADGRNASLGSFVEESEPHTPPRYMSSFQNPPNSRARSLNPHLHKNVPMQKKLSLPEIPCYKFLAPRDTIPLDESAGYKVPSSFLIPRVEQQNTKPNIYDTPKVVAGGRRAATELGTVNGPSENTDRKSAWPSGQAPSLSPDPDRLSVSSCDSRASVVSSCSSTSTDSSSSSCSEDSGKELSLDPDLARETVAALQQQVAGSVAGLMLFVSRKWRFRDYLEANLGAIRTAAHRVEESLRAFLEFARGVQGSACNLSDTTLQARIRDQLQTISNSYQILLGTKESLDSCNWSLEVLVTDKVQNNPDDLERFVMVARMVPEDIKRFASIVIANGKLLFKQNCEKEDTLPMTPHAPLKLAKCLQLPQREIESYQSSVPVHKQKESVHSPELLKKNGTIIREPKLPNLEKTEKSISEGRLDENKNFEAQNPSSLSLSQQNPEKRFHLSEHCRLYFGALFKAIGVFNSTLSNSQPPEIFITQSKLVIMVGQKLVDTLCKETQERDVRNEILCGSSHLCSLLKNLALATKHAVLKYPSPAALGHLQAEAQKLEQHTRQFRGMLE is encoded by the exons ATGAAAGGAGCAGGCGTCATGGATGGTGCGCCCAAG ACACTCTTGGCCAGAGCACTTTACGACAACCACCCAGATTGTTCCTATGAGCTGGCTTTCTGCAGAGGAGACATCTTGACCATCCTGGAACAAGACGTGCCAGAAAGCGAGGGCTGGTGGAAGTGTTTGCTCCACGGGAGGCAAGGTCTGGCTCCTGCCAACCGCCTCCAAATCCTCCCTGAGGCCCCTGCAGACAGGCCCTGTCCCCCTTTCCTGAGAGGCCTGGAAGAAGGTCTTGCCAGCTCCAAGGAGACCTACCAGGTGCCCACCCTGCTCAAGCCCCTGACTCCAGGCCCCGTGTACGAGCACATGAAGAGTTGGGTGGAGGGGCCTCCACCTGCCACCGCCGAAATCTACGAATTCCCCGACCCACCTGCCAGTGCCAGAATCATCTGTGAAAAGACTCTAACCTTTCCAAAACAG GCCCTCTTCACGATTCCCAGACCAGCTCGGGCCTCATTGCCAACCCTGCCTTCCCAGGTGTATGACGTGCCGGCCCAGAGCCGGGGCCCCCCAGCTCTGAAG GAGCCAGAGAAGCAGCAGTTATATGATATACCCGCCAGCCCCAAAAGGGCAGCACTTGGCTCCATGACCAGCCCACCAGGT AGGCAGAGCGCTGCCGCGATGTCGGCGATCGCCACGAGGCAAGGCAGCTACAGCACGTTGCCGAGCCCCCAGAAGTCGGAATGGATCTATGACACGCCAGTGTCTCCAGAAAAAGCTGATGGCAGAAATGCATCTCTAGGCAGCTTTGTGGAAGAATCAGAGCCCCACACTCCCCCCAGGTATATGTCCAGCTTCCAGAATCCTCCAAATAGCAGAGCAAGGTCCCTCAATCCACACCTGCATAAAAACGTGCCCATGCAGAAAAAACTCAGCCTTCCAGAAATTCCTTGCTACAAATTTCTGGCTCCCAGGGACACGATCCCCTTGGACGAGAGTGCAGGCTACAAGGTCCCTTCGAGCTTTCTGATTCCCCGGGTGGAACAGCAGAACACCAAGCCAAACATTTATGACACCCCGAAAGTGGTGGCCGGGGGCCGACGGGCCGCGACCGAGCTGGGGACAGTGAACGGGCCTTCGGAGAACACGGACCGCAAATCCGCGTGGCCCTCAGGACAGGCACCATCGCTGTCCCCGGACCCCGACAGGCTGTCCGTTTCCAGCTGTGACAGCAGAGCCAGCGTTGTGTCCTCGTGCTCA TCCACGTCCACGGACTCCTCGTCCAGCTCCTGCTCGGAGGACTCAGGCAAGGAGCTCTCGTTGGACCCAGACCTGGCCAGGGAGACGGTAGCGGCACTTCAGCAGCAGGTGGCCGGCTCGGTCGCCGGCCTGATGCTCTTTGTCAGCAGGAAGTGGAGGTTCCGAGACTACCTGGAGGCCAACCTCGGCGCCATCCGCACGGCTGCCCACCGCGTGGAGGAGTCTCTGAGAGCATTCCTGGAGTTCGCCCGCGGCGTCCAGGGGAGCGCCTGTAACCTCAGCGACACCACCCTGCAGGCCAGGATCCGGGACCAGCTACAGACCATCTCCAACTCCTACCAGATCCTGCTCGGGACAAAGGAAAGCCTGGACAGCTGCAACTGGTCTCTGGAAGTCCTTGTGACCGACAAGGTCCAAAACAACCCGGATGACCTCGAGCGCTTTGTCATGGTGGCACGGATGGTTCCAGAAGACATCAAGAGGTTTGCCTCCATCGTCATTGCCAATGGGAAGCTCCTTTTCAAGCAGAACTGCGAGAAGGAAGATACCTTGCCCATGACCCCCCATGCACCATTGAAGCTTGCAAAATGCCTCCAGCTTCCCCAAAGGGAGATTGAATCATATCAGAGCAGCGTTCCTGTTCACAAACAAAAGGAAAGTGTACACTCCCCAGAGCTACTGAAGAAAAACGGGACAATTATCCGCGAACCG aagttgCCTAAcctagaaaagacagaaaaatccaTCTCAGAAGGAAGGTtggatgaaaacaaaaactttgaagCACAG aATCCGAGCTCCCTCTCCTTGAGTCAGCAGAATCCTGAGAAGAGATTCCACCTCTCTGAACACTGCCGCCTCTACTTCGGGGCGCTCTTCAAAGCCATCGGCGTGTTTAACAGCACCCTCAGCAACAGCCAGCCCCCCGAGATCTTCATCACGCAGAGCAAGCTCGTCATCATGGTGGGCCAGAAGCTGGTGGACACGCTGTGCAAGGAGACCCAGGAGAGGGACGTGCGCAACGAGATCCTCTGCGGCAGCAGTCACCTCTGCAGCCTGCTCAAGAACCTTGCCCTGGCCACCAAGCATGCCGTGCTCAAGtaccccagccctgcagccctggggcaTCTCCAGGCAGAGGCCCAGAAGCTGGAGCAACACACTCGCCAATTCAGAGGGATGTTGGAatga